A single region of the Lotus japonicus ecotype B-129 chromosome 4, LjGifu_v1.2 genome encodes:
- the LOC130713837 gene encoding uncharacterized protein LOC130713837, producing MAACDWSMCFIFALPGWEGTAHDAQVFDNALTTPSMKFPHPPLGKYYLVDDGYPTPTEYFGPYRRERYHLPDFRRSAGFSNHNEVFNYYYSSLRCTIENTFGVWKRFEILRHMPRYKFETQVQIVSATLTLHNFVRRKSETDSNFHRYE from the exons ATGGCTGCATGTGATTGGAGCATGTGCTTTATTTTTGCATTACCAGGATGGGAAGGCACCGCACACGATGCTCAAGTATTTGACAATGCCCTCACAACTCCTTCTATGAAATTTCCACACCCACCTCTAG GTAAGTATTATTTGGTGGATGATGGGTACCCAACACCAACCGAGTATTTTGGTCCATATAGACGTGAACGCTATCACCTTCCAGATTTTAGGCGTTCAGCTGGATTTTCAAATCATAATGAGGTGTTcaattattactattcaagttTAAGGTGCACGATAGAAAATACTTTTGGGGTATGGAAGAGATTTGAAATTTTGCGTCATATGCCAAGGTACAAATTTGAAACACAAGTTCAAATAGTGAGTGCAACATTGACCTTACACAATTTTGTCAGAAGGAAGTCTGAAACTGATTCTAACTTCCATCGCTATGAATGA
- the LOC130712367 gene encoding uncharacterized protein LOC130712367 — protein sequence MSSSFSDIIRSRRQKDFVTVEHHYHVDVFNSVIDYQLKELNSRFSEQTTELLTLSTTLDPKDAFKSFNVGDICCLVKKFYSCDFFDQEKILLEYELQHYDFDVLKGVNFQNLSTIGELFQKLVVTGKSNVYPLLDRLLRLVLTLPVSMTTT from the coding sequence ATGAGTTCTTCTTTCTCTGACATAATTCGATCTCGTCGTCAGAAAGATTTTGTGACCGTGGAGCATCATTATCATGTAGATGTATTTAATTCTGTCATTGATTATCAGTTGAAAGAATTAAACAGTAGATTTAGTGAGCAAACAACTGAACTTCTTACATTGAGCACAACTTTAGATCCTAAAGATGCATTCAAGTCATTCAATGTTGGTGATATTTGTTGTCTGGTTAAGAAGTTTTACTCATGTGATTTTTTTGACCAAGAAAAGATTCTGCTGGAATATGAATTGCAACATTATGATTTTGATGTGCTTAAAGGTGTCAACTTTCAGAACTTGTCCACAATTGGTGAATTATTTCAAAAACTAGTTGTGACTGGAAAATCAAATGTTTATCCTTTACTTGACAGATTGTTAAGATTGGTTTTGACACTTCCTGTGTCAATGACAACCACATAA